A genomic segment from Torulaspora delbrueckii CBS 1146 chromosome 3, complete genome encodes:
- the TDEL0C04750 gene encoding non-histone chromosomal protein 6 (similar to Saccharomyces cerevisiae NHP6B (YBR089C-A) and NHP6A (YPR052C); ancestral locus Anc_3.333), producing MAAPRETKKRTTRRKKDPNAPKRALSAYMFFANENRDIVRSENPDVTFGQVGRLLGERWKALTPDEKTPYESKAEADKKRYESEKELYNATRA from the coding sequence ATGGCAGCTCCAAGagaaaccaagaagagaacCACCAGAAGGAAGAAGGACCCTAATGCTCCTAAGAGAGCTCTTTCGGCATACATGTTTTTCGCCAACGAAAACAGAGATATTGTGCGTTCAGAGAATCCAGATGTGACCTTTGGACAAGTGGGACGTCTTTTGGGTGAAAGATGGAAGGCTTTGACTCCAGATGAAAAGACACCTTACGAAAGCAAAGCAGAGGCAGACAAGAAACGTTATGAGTCCGAAAAGGAGCTTTACAACGCTACGCGTGCTTAA
- the TIM12 gene encoding Tim12p (similar to Saccharomyces cerevisiae MRS5 (YBR091C); ancestral locus Anc_3.334), with protein sequence MSMFMNPYGSQDVRQEKIDIAEVQFEAMNVTFNNILKTCMEKCIPHDIYSESDLNKGEMCCVDRCVAKMHYSNRLIGALVQSRNFAPESHLPHYNKYKTPPDN encoded by the coding sequence ATGTCGATGTTTATGAACCCGTACGGGTCACAGGACGTACGCCAGGAGAAGATAGATATAGCAGAAGTCCAGTTTGAAGCAATGAACGTGACTTTCAACAACATTCTAAAGACTTGTATGGAAAAGTGCATCCCGCACGATATCTATAGCGAGAGTGATTTGAATAAAGGTGAAATGTGTTGCGTAGACAGGTGTGTGGCCAAGATGCACTACAGCAACCGTTTAATCGGTGCACTCGTACAGAGCCGGAATTTCGCACCAGAGTCTCACCTACCACACTACAATAAGTACAAAACGCCACCAGATAACTGA
- the MAK3 gene encoding peptide alpha-N-acetyltransferase MAK3 (similar to Saccharomyces cerevisiae MAK3 (YPR051W); ancestral locus Anc_3.331), translated as MIVYKPLDLRNLLHFEHLKRLIDADLSEPYSIYVYRYFLNRWPELTYLAFDDESGTPDTPIGCVICKSELHRGSRMRGYIGMLAVETAYRGLGIAKTLVKNVIEKMQEDGCDEIMLETEVENRAALNLYEGMGFIRMKRMFRYYLNEGDAFKLILPLTQKSCIRTTFLNQNDELLL; from the coding sequence ATGATTGTATATAAGCCATTAGACTTGAGAAATCTTCTGcattttgaacatttgaAAAGGCTGATTGATGCAGATCTTTCGGAGCCTTATTCGATTTACGTTTACagatatttcttgaatcGATGGCCAGAATTGACGTATTTAGcctttgatgatgaaagtggGACACCCGACACGCCAATTGGATGTGTTATTTGCAAGAGTGAGCTGCATAGAGGTAGCAGAATGAGGGGGTATATCGGTATGCTTGCAGTCGAGACTGCATATCGCGGACTTGGTATCGCCAAAACTTTAGTCAAAAATGtgattgaaaagatgcAGGAAGATGGTTGTGATGAAATTATGCTTGAAACCGAGGTAGAAAACAGAGCTGCACTAAACCTTTATGAAGGTATGGGATTTATAAGGATGAAACGGATGTTTCGTTACTATTTGAATGAAGGTGATGCTTTCAAGCTGATATTGCCCTTGACGCAGAAGAGTTGCATTAGGACCActtttttgaatcaaaatgatgaacTACTCCTGTAG
- the POL30 gene encoding proliferating cell nuclear antigen (similar to Saccharomyces cerevisiae POL30 (YBR088C); ancestral locus Anc_3.332), translated as MLEAKFEEASLFKRIIDGFKDCVQLVNFQCKEDGIIAQAVDDSRVLLVSLEIGIEAFQNYRCDHPVTLGIDLTSLSKILRCGNNSDTLTLIADDTPDTVLLLFEDTKKDRVAEYSLKLMDIDAAFLKIEDLAYDCTLMMPSSEFSKIVRDLSQLSDSLNIMITKETIKFVADGDIGSGSVILKPFVNMDKPEDSIKLEMDQPVDLTFGSKYLLDIVKGSALAEKVGIRLSSEAPALFQFDLKSGYLQFFLAPKFNDEE; from the coding sequence ATGTTAGAGGCAAAATTCGAGGAAGCTTCTCTTTTTAAGAGAATCAttgatggtttcaaagattgTGTTCAGTTGGTAAACTTTCAATGTAAGGAAGATGGTATTATCGCACAGGCCGTCGACGATTCCCGTGTGTTGCTAGTTTCCCTAGAGATTGGTATTGAAGCTTTCCAAAACTATAGATGTGATCACCCAGTCACATTGGGAATTGATCTGACTTCTCTTTCCAAGATTCTACGTTGTGGTAACAACTCGGATACACTTACTCTTATTGCGGATGATACACCAGATACCGTTCTACTGCTATTTGAGGACACAAAGAAGGATCGTGTTGCTGAATACTcgttgaaattgatggataTTGATGCTgcattcttgaaaattgagGATTTGGCTTACGATTGTACTTTAATGATGCCATCTTCGGAATTCTCCAAGATTGTGCGCGACTTGAGTCAATTGAGTGACTCTTTAAACATTATGATTACAAAGGAGACTATTAAATTTGTCGCAGACGGTGATATTGGCTCTGGTTCCGTCATTTTGAAACCTTTTGTCAATATGGACAAACCGGAGGATAGTATCAAGTTAGAGATGGACCAACCCGTTGATCTCACGTTTGGTTCCAAATATCTGCTTGACATCGTCAAGGGTTCCGCACTAGCGGAAAAAGTAGGTATCAGACTCTCCAGTGAAGCGCCTgctcttttccaattcgatttgaagagtggttatttgcaattcttccttgCCCCAAAGTTTAATGACGAAGAGtaa